Proteins from a genomic interval of Kitasatospora kifunensis:
- a CDS encoding PucR family transcriptional regulator has protein sequence MTTPGLPLRQLLMSLGEPLVELQAAPAGLDVLVRDVAILDPEDPATAAAGELVLAIGARGRAALPALRAAGRAKAAAVAVKLDAPGQADALREAATEAGVALLSVRRETRWEHLDALARAVIGGPDTPEAAEHNVGDLFSLAQTTAVLTGGIVSIEDTSSRVLAYSRSADSAEVDDLRRLSILGWQGPEPYLSKLREWGIFQHLRSSDSVIAVEPHPELGLRRRLAIGIRAGAQPLGTIWVQEGSQPLTEQAEQALVGAARVAAAQLVRRRREVSADVRLTQTLLTGLLEGSTGPQSLATHLGLHQHRPATVLAYAAIGTDLNRSELTGLISVHTAARHRGALLAPIDTRIYVLLPELPTGLPMATVRAWAQEVVDAARNHLGVELRAAIGSTVTGLGAVPASRAQADRILDAMGRGGVVPEVAALIDVQAEVLVSEVLALLQERPALRDPRLSALTEYDARHGTRLGESVLAWLDALGEVRVAAQALHIHPNTLRYRVRRAEQLTGVDLAQPQQRLLAMLQLRLPADEEQ, from the coding sequence ATGACCACCCCGGGCCTCCCCCTTCGCCAACTGCTGATGTCACTGGGCGAACCGCTGGTCGAGCTGCAGGCCGCACCGGCCGGACTCGATGTCCTGGTCCGCGACGTCGCGATCCTCGACCCCGAGGACCCGGCCACCGCCGCCGCCGGCGAACTCGTCCTCGCCATCGGCGCCCGCGGCCGGGCCGCACTGCCCGCGCTGCGCGCCGCCGGACGGGCCAAGGCGGCCGCAGTCGCCGTCAAGCTGGACGCCCCCGGGCAGGCCGACGCACTGCGCGAGGCGGCCACCGAGGCGGGCGTGGCCCTGCTCTCGGTGCGCCGGGAGACCCGCTGGGAGCACCTGGACGCGCTGGCCAGAGCGGTGATCGGCGGCCCGGACACGCCGGAGGCCGCCGAACACAACGTCGGCGACCTCTTCTCGCTGGCCCAGACCACCGCCGTGCTGACCGGCGGCATCGTCTCCATCGAGGACACCTCCAGCCGGGTGCTCGCCTACTCCCGCTCGGCCGACTCCGCCGAGGTGGACGACCTGCGGCGGCTGTCGATCCTGGGTTGGCAGGGGCCCGAACCGTATCTGTCCAAGCTCCGCGAGTGGGGCATCTTCCAGCACCTGCGCAGCTCGGACAGTGTGATCGCGGTCGAGCCGCACCCGGAACTGGGCCTGCGCCGGCGCCTGGCGATCGGGATCAGGGCCGGCGCCCAGCCGCTCGGCACGATCTGGGTGCAGGAGGGCTCGCAGCCGCTCACCGAGCAGGCCGAGCAGGCGCTGGTCGGCGCGGCCCGGGTGGCGGCCGCCCAACTGGTGCGCCGCCGCCGCGAGGTGTCGGCGGACGTCCGGCTGACCCAGACCCTGCTCACCGGGCTGCTGGAGGGCAGCACCGGACCGCAGTCGCTGGCCACCCACCTCGGGCTGCACCAGCACCGCCCGGCCACCGTGTTGGCCTATGCCGCCATCGGGACCGACCTCAACCGCAGCGAACTGACCGGACTGATCTCGGTGCACACCGCGGCCCGCCACCGCGGCGCGCTGCTCGCGCCGATCGACACCCGGATCTACGTGCTGCTGCCCGAACTGCCCACCGGCCTGCCGATGGCCACCGTGCGCGCCTGGGCGCAGGAGGTGGTGGACGCCGCCCGCAACCACCTGGGCGTCGAGCTGCGGGCCGCGATCGGCAGCACCGTGACCGGACTCGGCGCGGTGCCCGCCTCCCGCGCCCAGGCGGACCGGATCCTGGACGCGATGGGACGCGGCGGGGTGGTGCCCGAGGTGGCCGCGCTGATCGATGTGCAGGCGGAAGTGCTGGTCAGCGAGGTGCTGGCGCTGCTTCAGGAGCGTCCCGCCCTGCGCGACCCACGGCTGTCCGCGCTGACCGAGTACGACGCGCGGCACGGCACCCGGCTGGGCGAGTCGGTGCTGGCCTGGCTGGACGCGCTCGGCGAGGTGCGGGTGGCGGCGCAGGCGCTGCACATCCACCCGAACACGCTGCGCTACCGGGTGCGCCGGGCCGAGCAGTTGACCGGCGTCGACCTGGCCCAGCCGCAGCAGCGACTGCTGGCGATGCTGCAACTACGGCTCCCGGCGGACGAGGAGCAGTAG
- the pruA gene encoding L-glutamate gamma-semialdehyde dehydrogenase — MDAVTQVPAPVNEPVHSYAPGTPERARLEAKLKELGGQEPVQLTMTINGERRMGGGTEIHVVQPHNHAARLGTLRNATQDDARDAIETALAAAPAWQALSFDSRAAIFLKAADLLAGPWRETLAAATMLGQSKTAQQAEIDSSCELIDFLRFNVHFARQIIAEQPISSDGVWNRSDHRPLEGFVYAITPFNFTAIAGNLPTAPALMGNVVLWKPSPTQQFSAHLLMQLLEEAGLPKGVINMVTGDGLAVSEVALKHPALAAIHFTGSTATFQHLWREVGNNIAGYRSYPRIVGETGGKDFLVAHPSADPKVLKTAMTRGAFEFQGQKCSALSRAYVPASIWAGLKDEFQAEVEGLTMGDVTDLANFMSAVIDDRSFAKNKAAIDRAQADPSVEVLAGGTYDDSVGYFVRPTVLVCTDPSAEYFRDEYFGPILAVHVYEDEKYDEMLAQMESVSSYGLTGSIISQDREAAQDAMHKLRFAAGNFYINDKPTGAVVGQQPFGGGRASGTNDKAGAKQNLARWTSTRSIKETFVPPTDYRYPHMG; from the coding sequence ATGGATGCTGTAACCCAGGTCCCCGCGCCGGTGAACGAGCCGGTCCACAGCTACGCCCCCGGCACCCCCGAACGGGCCCGCCTGGAGGCCAAGCTGAAGGAGCTGGGAGGCCAGGAGCCGGTCCAGCTGACCATGACGATCAACGGTGAGCGCCGGATGGGTGGCGGCACCGAGATCCACGTCGTCCAGCCGCACAACCACGCGGCTCGGCTCGGCACCCTGCGCAACGCCACCCAGGACGACGCGCGGGATGCCATCGAGACTGCCCTGGCGGCTGCCCCCGCCTGGCAGGCGCTCTCCTTCGACTCGCGCGCCGCGATCTTCCTCAAGGCCGCCGACCTGCTGGCCGGCCCGTGGCGCGAGACGCTGGCCGCGGCCACCATGCTCGGCCAGTCCAAGACCGCGCAGCAGGCCGAGATCGACTCCTCCTGCGAGCTGATCGACTTCCTGCGCTTCAACGTGCACTTCGCCCGGCAGATCATCGCCGAGCAGCCGATCTCCTCCGACGGCGTGTGGAACCGCAGCGACCACCGCCCGCTGGAGGGCTTCGTCTACGCGATCACCCCGTTCAACTTCACCGCCATCGCGGGCAACCTGCCCACCGCCCCGGCGCTGATGGGCAACGTGGTGCTCTGGAAGCCGTCCCCCACCCAGCAGTTCTCCGCGCACCTGCTGATGCAGCTGCTGGAGGAGGCGGGCCTGCCCAAGGGCGTCATCAACATGGTGACCGGCGACGGCCTGGCCGTCTCCGAGGTGGCCCTCAAGCACCCCGCGCTGGCCGCCATCCACTTCACCGGTTCCACCGCCACCTTCCAGCACCTGTGGCGCGAGGTCGGCAACAACATCGCCGGCTACCGCAGCTACCCGCGGATCGTCGGCGAGACCGGTGGCAAGGACTTCCTGGTCGCCCACCCGTCGGCCGACCCGAAGGTGCTCAAGACCGCGATGACCCGCGGCGCCTTCGAGTTCCAGGGCCAGAAGTGCTCGGCGCTCTCCCGTGCCTACGTCCCCGCCTCGATCTGGGCCGGTCTCAAGGACGAGTTCCAGGCCGAGGTCGAGGGCCTGACCATGGGTGACGTCACCGACCTGGCGAACTTCATGAGCGCCGTGATCGACGACCGCTCGTTCGCCAAGAACAAGGCCGCCATCGACCGCGCCCAGGCGGACCCGTCGGTCGAGGTGCTGGCCGGTGGCACCTACGACGACTCGGTGGGCTACTTCGTCCGTCCGACCGTGCTGGTCTGCACCGACCCGAGCGCCGAGTACTTCCGCGACGAGTACTTCGGCCCGATCCTCGCGGTCCACGTCTACGAGGACGAGAAGTACGACGAGATGCTCGCGCAGATGGAGTCGGTCTCCTCCTACGGCCTGACCGGCTCGATCATCTCCCAGGACCGCGAGGCGGCCCAGGACGCGATGCACAAGCTGCGCTTCGCGGCCGGCAACTTCTACATCAACGACAAGCCCACCGGTGCGGTGGTCGGCCAGCAGCCCTTCGGCGGTGGCCGGGCCTCGGGGACCAACGACAAGGCCGGCGCCAAGCAGAACCTGGCTCGCTGGACCTCGACCCGCTCCATCAAGGAGACCTTCGTGCCGCCGACGGACTACCGCTACCCGCACATGGGCTGA
- a CDS encoding proline dehydrogenase family protein → MLRSALLAASRSPQVRTVVEKFPPTHAIVERFVAGELLDDAVTACDDLVATGRKVTLDHLGEDTKDAAQAAGTAEAYEHLLAALKETGLAAGAEVSVKLSAVGQFLPVDGEKIALENARRICEAAADAGTTVTLDMEDHTTTDSTLSIARELRADFPWLGVVLQAYLRRTEADCKEFSSAGSRVRLCKGAYKEPESVAFQGKHEVDLAYVRALKVLMAGEGYPMIASHDPNMIKIAGQLADWNGRTRDSFEYQMLYGIRPEEQLRLAQAGNTMRVYLPYGQEWYGYFMRRLAERPANLTFFLRAMATRG, encoded by the coding sequence ATGCTCCGTTCCGCCCTCCTCGCCGCGTCCCGCTCGCCGCAGGTGCGCACCGTCGTGGAGAAGTTCCCGCCGACCCACGCGATAGTCGAGCGCTTCGTCGCCGGCGAGCTGCTCGACGACGCCGTCACCGCCTGCGACGACCTGGTCGCCACCGGCCGCAAGGTCACTCTCGACCACCTCGGCGAGGACACCAAGGACGCCGCCCAGGCGGCCGGCACCGCCGAGGCGTACGAGCACCTGCTGGCCGCGCTCAAGGAGACGGGCCTGGCGGCGGGCGCCGAGGTCTCGGTCAAGCTCTCGGCGGTCGGCCAGTTCCTCCCGGTGGACGGCGAGAAGATCGCGCTGGAGAACGCCCGGCGGATCTGTGAGGCCGCGGCGGACGCGGGCACCACGGTCACCCTGGACATGGAGGACCACACCACCACCGACTCCACGCTGTCGATCGCGCGGGAGCTGCGCGCCGACTTCCCGTGGCTCGGCGTGGTGCTGCAGGCCTACCTGCGCCGCACCGAGGCCGACTGCAAGGAGTTCTCCTCGGCCGGCTCCCGGGTCCGGCTGTGCAAGGGCGCCTACAAGGAGCCCGAGTCGGTCGCCTTCCAGGGCAAGCACGAGGTCGACCTGGCCTACGTCCGCGCGCTCAAGGTGCTGATGGCGGGCGAGGGCTACCCGATGATCGCCTCGCACGACCCCAACATGATCAAGATCGCCGGGCAGCTGGCCGACTGGAACGGCCGCACCCGCGACAGCTTCGAGTACCAGATGCTCTACGGCATCCGCCCCGAGGAGCAGCTGCGCCTGGCCCAGGCCGGCAACACCATGCGGGTGTACCTGCCGTACGGGCAGGAGTGGTACGGCTACTTCATGCGCCGCCTGGCGGAGCGTCCGGCCAACCTGACGTTCTTCCTGCGCGCGATGGCGACCCGCGGCTGA
- a CDS encoding acyltransferase family protein: protein MLRTAKETRALRKGDAKGAAARLGWLDGLRGIAALLVAAHHFGLLNWWSWGKSFGEHFDLGIYAVMLFFLVSGYIVPASLERRGDVRGFWVGRIFRIYPLVIIVITLALVLLPKGYSAVPTEVTDRPFWAYLANLTLLHEMTNIASALGPMWTLCYEMVFYFFVSALFVKGLHRQSAPISLFFAGAALLLGAWVKPAMLTPHVAWIYPETTHNIILATVVVMVTGLVLILLGRPEVIRIGAMVLGALGTVLLFFNARACFYESMMILATMFAGTVIFRAEKRQIDRTLAVITCAFVLLAGFLVGYMYNRGEALQRDWTSTWQGFALPYVAAWATFGLGMLLRERRWPRVMTWLGSISYSVYVVHVPILWATWWFKDKVVHFPSTGFQRWSLPLVFFAAVLVASQLTYKLIEMPGQKLGKKVAKALERRAAEREQPSS, encoded by the coding sequence GTGCTCCGCACCGCCAAGGAGACGCGGGCGCTGCGCAAGGGGGACGCCAAGGGCGCCGCTGCCCGCCTCGGTTGGCTCGACGGCCTGCGCGGGATAGCGGCGCTGCTGGTCGCGGCCCACCACTTCGGCCTGCTGAACTGGTGGTCCTGGGGCAAGAGCTTCGGGGAGCACTTCGACCTGGGCATCTACGCGGTGATGCTGTTCTTCCTGGTCAGTGGCTACATCGTGCCCGCCTCGCTGGAGCGGCGCGGTGATGTGCGCGGCTTCTGGGTGGGCCGGATCTTCCGGATCTACCCGCTGGTGATCATCGTCATCACGCTGGCGCTCGTGCTGCTGCCCAAGGGCTACTCCGCGGTGCCGACCGAGGTCACCGACCGCCCGTTCTGGGCCTACCTGGCGAACCTGACGCTGCTGCACGAGATGACCAACATCGCCAGCGCGCTCGGCCCGATGTGGACGCTCTGCTACGAGATGGTCTTCTACTTCTTCGTCAGCGCGCTGTTCGTCAAGGGTCTGCACCGGCAGAGCGCGCCGATCTCGCTCTTCTTCGCCGGTGCCGCACTCCTGCTGGGCGCCTGGGTGAAGCCGGCGATGCTCACCCCCCACGTGGCCTGGATCTATCCCGAGACCACCCACAACATCATTCTCGCCACCGTGGTGGTGATGGTCACCGGCCTGGTCCTGATCCTGCTCGGCCGCCCGGAGGTCATCCGGATCGGCGCGATGGTGCTCGGCGCCCTGGGCACCGTACTGCTCTTCTTCAACGCCCGGGCCTGCTTCTACGAGAGCATGATGATCCTGGCCACGATGTTCGCCGGGACCGTGATCTTCCGCGCCGAGAAGCGGCAGATCGACCGCACCCTCGCGGTGATCACCTGCGCGTTCGTCCTGCTCGCCGGATTCCTGGTCGGCTACATGTACAACAGGGGCGAGGCCCTGCAGCGGGACTGGACCAGCACCTGGCAGGGTTTCGCACTGCCCTACGTGGCGGCCTGGGCGACCTTCGGCCTGGGCATGCTGCTGCGTGAGCGGCGCTGGCCGCGGGTGATGACCTGGCTCGGTTCGATCAGCTACTCCGTCTACGTGGTGCACGTCCCGATCCTCTGGGCCACCTGGTGGTTCAAGGACAAGGTCGTCCACTTCCCGAGCACCGGATTCCAGCGCTGGTCGCTGCCGCTGGTCTTCTTCGCCGCGGTGCTGGTGGCCAGCCAGCTCACCTACAAGCTGATCGAGATGCCCGGACAGAAACTGGGCAAGAAGGTCGCCAAGGCGCTGGAGCGCCGCGCCGCCGAGCGCGAGCAGCCCTCGTCGTAG
- a CDS encoding CDP-alcohol phosphatidyltransferase family protein, whose amino-acid sequence MSRVQLEELRGVIHPPGKLDSRAEHWAGRLYMRSVSLRVTRLMLGTRWSPNQITGVMVVAGVLSGVALLIPGLTGALLCVLFMQLYLLLDCVDGEVARWRQQFSPLGVYLDRLGAYLADAAVMVGMGFRASSLGLSPYLVAGMAAGIGVLLLKASSDLVHVARSDSGLAKATDQSVVPRSSGIARLRRLASGVQLHRLCNGIECTLLLLVAAVVDQVRGDLTATKVSVVVVTAITWVLVPAHVVSIVSSSRLKK is encoded by the coding sequence ATGAGCAGGGTCCAACTCGAAGAACTGCGCGGTGTGATCCACCCGCCGGGCAAGCTCGACAGCAGGGCGGAGCACTGGGCCGGGCGCCTCTACATGCGTTCCGTCTCGCTGCGGGTGACCCGGCTGATGCTCGGCACGCGCTGGTCGCCGAACCAGATCACCGGCGTGATGGTGGTCGCCGGCGTGCTCTCCGGGGTCGCGCTGCTGATTCCGGGGCTGACCGGCGCGCTGCTCTGCGTCCTGTTCATGCAGCTCTACCTGCTGCTCGACTGCGTGGACGGCGAAGTCGCCCGGTGGCGCCAGCAGTTCAGCCCGCTCGGGGTCTACCTCGACCGGCTCGGCGCCTACCTCGCGGACGCCGCGGTCATGGTCGGCATGGGATTCCGCGCCTCCTCGCTGGGGCTCTCGCCGTACCTGGTGGCCGGCATGGCGGCGGGCATCGGTGTGCTGCTGCTCAAGGCCTCCTCCGACCTGGTCCATGTGGCGCGCTCGGACAGCGGGCTGGCCAAGGCCACCGACCAGTCGGTGGTGCCGCGCTCCTCGGGGATCGCCCGGCTGCGCAGGCTGGCCTCGGGTGTCCAGCTGCACCGACTCTGCAACGGGATCGAGTGCACCCTGCTGCTGCTCGTCGCGGCGGTGGTCGACCAGGTGCGTGGTGACCTGACCGCCACGAAGGTCTCGGTCGTGGTCGTCACGGCGATCACGTGGGTGCTGGTACCGGCGCACGTGGTGTCGATCGTCTCGTCGTCGCGGTTGAAGAAGTAG
- a CDS encoding cobalamin-independent methionine synthase II family protein yields the protein MSIPTEPIGSIPRPPALLAALAEHAEGRLSEADLTKLQEEATVETLAKLESLGCPVLVDGEQAKSSFVTYPLAGLSTLGSQGAVIPFADGHTRQLPVLTGGPFRYQVRAESYLRGAQRHTERPVKQAVIAPSALSLLYPSEPIDGYAREAFLRDLADEAEADIRGCLDAGAHCVQLDFTEGRLSLKLDPSGGVLDAFIDINNEVLGRFTEAERARLGVHTCPGGDQDSTHSLDVDYAELLPKLFQLKVGNFYVQLASEADPDRVLSIIAEQLRPGIRVFVGVTDPIDPRVETPEEVRDRVLNAARYIPADQLGTSDDCGFSPFADDTSTSRDLAFAKIKARVEGTALASQALGL from the coding sequence ATGAGTATTCCCACGGAGCCCATCGGCAGTATCCCGCGACCGCCCGCCCTGCTGGCAGCCCTTGCCGAACACGCCGAAGGGCGGTTGAGCGAAGCAGACCTGACGAAGCTTCAGGAAGAGGCGACGGTCGAAACCCTGGCCAAGCTGGAGTCGTTGGGCTGTCCCGTCCTGGTCGACGGAGAGCAGGCCAAGTCCAGCTTCGTCACGTACCCCCTCGCGGGCCTGAGCACCCTCGGCTCGCAGGGTGCCGTCATCCCCTTCGCCGACGGTCACACCCGCCAGCTGCCCGTGTTGACCGGGGGCCCGTTCCGCTACCAGGTCCGGGCGGAGAGCTACTTGCGTGGCGCGCAGCGCCACACCGAGCGTCCCGTCAAGCAGGCGGTCATCGCACCGTCCGCGCTCAGCCTGCTCTACCCGAGTGAGCCCATCGACGGCTACGCGCGTGAGGCGTTCCTGCGCGATCTCGCCGACGAGGCCGAGGCCGACATCCGCGGCTGCCTGGACGCGGGTGCGCACTGCGTCCAACTGGACTTCACCGAAGGTCGGTTGTCCCTCAAGCTGGACCCGTCCGGAGGTGTGCTCGACGCCTTCATCGACATCAACAACGAGGTGCTCGGCCGGTTCACCGAGGCGGAGCGGGCCCGCCTCGGGGTGCACACCTGCCCGGGCGGGGACCAGGACTCCACCCACAGCCTGGACGTCGACTACGCCGAGCTGCTGCCCAAGCTCTTCCAGCTGAAGGTGGGCAACTTCTACGTCCAGCTGGCCAGCGAGGCCGACCCCGACCGCGTCCTGAGCATCATCGCCGAGCAACTGCGCCCGGGAATCAGGGTGTTCGTCGGGGTGACCGACCCGATCGACCCGCGCGTGGAGACCCCGGAAGAGGTGCGCGACCGGGTGCTGAACGCCGCCCGGTACATCCCGGCAGACCAGTTGGGCACCAGCGACGACTGCGGCTTCTCGCCGTTCGCCGACGACACCTCCACCTCGCGGGACCTCGCCTTCGCCAAGATCAAGGCCCGGGTGGAGGGAACCGCCTTGGCGTCGCAGGCCCTCGGACTGTGA
- a CDS encoding dihydrofolate reductase family protein, with the protein MRKITAGFFASLDGVVEAPERWHFPYLNEEMGMALGAQIAAADTMLLGRSTYEEFAAHWADQGSEVPFADQINSTPKYVVSSTLESVEWRNSTVLRGGEGLAADIAALKRQPGRDISVTGSITLVRWLLGNGLLDELSLMVHPVVLGDGRRLFEDERAQKHELTLVESATFRTGVAHLTYRLAK; encoded by the coding sequence TTGAGGAAGATCACCGCCGGCTTCTTCGCCTCGCTGGACGGTGTCGTGGAAGCGCCCGAACGCTGGCACTTCCCCTACCTGAACGAGGAGATGGGCATGGCGCTCGGCGCGCAGATCGCTGCCGCCGACACCATGCTGCTGGGCCGGTCCACCTACGAGGAGTTCGCCGCGCACTGGGCGGACCAGGGCAGCGAGGTGCCGTTCGCGGATCAGATCAACAGCACGCCCAAGTACGTCGTCTCCAGCACGCTGGAGTCGGTCGAGTGGCGGAACTCGACCGTGCTCCGGGGCGGCGAGGGCCTGGCGGCGGACATCGCCGCGCTCAAGCGGCAGCCGGGCCGGGACATCTCGGTCACCGGCAGCATCACGCTGGTGCGCTGGCTGCTGGGCAACGGGCTGCTGGACGAACTGTCGCTGATGGTGCACCCGGTGGTACTGGGCGACGGGCGACGCCTCTTCGAGGACGAGCGGGCCCAGAAGCACGAGCTGACGCTGGTGGAGTCGGCGACCTTCAGGACCGGGGTCGCACATCTGACCTACCGCCTGGCGAAGTGA
- a CDS encoding LysR family transcriptional regulator: MTDRSEQMMVTALERHEIECFLVLAEELHFGRTAERLVVSRAHVSQTVKKLERRIGAPLFVRTSRSVGLTPLGQQLHDDLAPHYQAMGEAIDRAIATARGLSGTLRVGFLGALWGNLFGAAADLFEAANPSCEIQIREVPFGVGQEPLRSGEIHLTNVSFPFSDPDLSTSAALVSEPRVLAVSTRHPFADRPSVSLEDFAEVTMLTIPTVSSRWLRQRAPLTTPSGRPIAQGPAVESMQEMLALIAAAKGVFPLGAQMKRYYLRPDIAYVPIHDAPPLEWGLVWRTAAETPLLRAFSRTVQDVAEQSPAA; encoded by the coding sequence GTGACTGACCGATCGGAGCAGATGATGGTGACGGCACTGGAGCGCCATGAGATCGAGTGCTTCCTCGTCCTTGCCGAGGAACTGCACTTCGGTCGCACCGCCGAGCGGCTGGTGGTGTCACGGGCCCATGTCAGCCAGACCGTCAAGAAGCTGGAGCGCCGGATCGGCGCCCCGCTGTTCGTGCGGACCAGCCGCAGCGTGGGGCTGACGCCGCTGGGGCAGCAGTTGCACGACGATCTCGCCCCGCACTACCAGGCGATGGGCGAGGCGATCGACCGCGCGATCGCCACCGCGCGCGGCCTGAGCGGCACCCTGCGGGTCGGATTCCTGGGCGCCCTGTGGGGAAACCTGTTCGGGGCCGCGGCCGACCTGTTCGAAGCCGCCAACCCGAGCTGCGAGATCCAGATCCGGGAGGTGCCGTTCGGCGTCGGCCAGGAACCGCTGCGCTCCGGTGAGATCCACCTGACGAACGTGAGTTTCCCGTTCAGCGACCCGGACCTCAGCACCAGCGCCGCGCTGGTCAGCGAGCCCCGGGTGCTGGCCGTCTCGACCCGGCATCCGTTTGCCGACCGCCCCTCGGTCTCACTGGAGGACTTCGCCGAGGTCACCATGCTCACCATCCCGACGGTGTCCAGCCGTTGGCTGAGACAGCGAGCCCCGCTCACCACACCCAGCGGCCGGCCGATCGCGCAGGGGCCGGCGGTGGAGTCCATGCAGGAGATGCTCGCGCTCATCGCCGCCGCCAAGGGCGTGTTCCCGCTCGGCGCCCAGATGAAGCGCTACTACCTGCGCCCGGACATCGCCTATGTCCCCATCCACGACGCCCCGCCGCTCGAATGGGGCCTGGTGTGGCGCACGGCCGCCGAGACGCCGCTGCTGCGGGCGTTCTCCCGCACCGTGCAGGACGTGGCGGAGCAGTCGCCCGCTGCTTGA
- a CDS encoding GNAT family N-acetyltransferase — protein sequence MNSELPDGYEISTDPSRLDAELIHQWLSQDAYWALGRSREKQDLAIAGSLNFGAYDSVSGAQLGYARVVTDRATFAWLCDVYVAPGARGKGLGTALATAVREHLAPYGLRRIMLATADAHAVYAKVGFTPLATPEKWMALGEQ from the coding sequence ATGAACAGTGAACTGCCGGACGGCTACGAGATTTCCACCGACCCCTCGCGCCTGGATGCCGAACTGATCCATCAGTGGCTCTCCCAGGACGCCTACTGGGCGCTCGGCCGCTCCCGGGAGAAGCAGGACCTGGCCATCGCAGGCTCGTTGAACTTCGGTGCCTACGACAGCGTCTCCGGTGCCCAGCTCGGCTACGCCCGTGTGGTCACCGACCGGGCCACCTTCGCCTGGCTCTGCGATGTGTACGTTGCCCCTGGCGCGCGCGGCAAGGGGTTGGGCACGGCCCTGGCCACCGCCGTCCGCGAGCACCTCGCCCCCTATGGCCTGCGCCGCATCATGCTGGCCACCGCGGACGCTCACGCGGTGTACGCGAAGGTCGGGTTCACGCCGCTGGCGACGCCGGAGAAGTGGATGGCACTGGGGGAGCAGTGA